One window from the genome of Musa acuminata AAA Group cultivar baxijiao chromosome BXJ1-4, Cavendish_Baxijiao_AAA, whole genome shotgun sequence encodes:
- the LOC135649556 gene encoding probable WRKY transcription factor 65 — translation MNGSCSNELDACETEEVEIASEINDARPGSPGSGDDSKPVHSLGASTSSPYPKRSRRGVQKRVVTVPISDSKGAGEGAPPPDSWTWRKYGQKPIKGSPFPRGYYRCSSSKGCPARKQVERSRVDPTVIVVTYAFDHNHTSPLPKNHHHKHAAAAAQPVEEQPLTPQLNQSGTPDSAERDEKFSDLITEEESAFTVHAGGCFPWFADVCSVHPTSPSAADSDELLYGSVLFAGAATGAALPEELEEAAGGGGGGDDDSLFAGLGELPEYTVVLRWGLASASWVGTAG, via the exons ATGAACGGGAGCTGCAGCAACGAGCTCGACGCATGCGAGACCGAGGAGGTCGAGATCGCATCCGAGATCAATGATGCGAGGCCGGGATCGCCTGGATCAGGCGATGACTCGAAGCCCGTACACTCTTTGGGTGCCTCCACTTCATCTCCCTATCCCAAGAGAAG CCGGCGAGGAGTGCAGAAGCGGGTGGTGACGGTACCGATCAGCGACTCGAAGGGCGCCGGCGAGGGGGCTCCGCCACCTGATTCGTGGACCTGGAGGAAGTACGGCCAGAAGCCCATAAAAGGCTCGCCTTTTCCCAG GGGCTACTACAGGTGCAGCAGCTCCAAGGGGTGCCCGGCGAGGAAGCAGGTGGAACGAAGCCGCGTCGACCCAACCGTTATCGTGGTTACCTACGCCTTCGACCACAACCACACCTCGCCGCTCCCCAAAAACCACCACCACAAGCACGCGGCAGCCGCCGCGCAGCCCGTCGAGGAGCAGCCGCTCACGCCACAGCTGAACCAGTCCGGCACGCCGGACTCCGCGGAGCGCGACGAGAAGTTCTCCGACCTGATCACCGAGGAGGAGTCGGCGTTCACGGTCCACGCCGGCGGCTGCTTCCCATGGTTCGCCGACGTCTGCTCGGTGCACCCGACCTCCCCCTCTGCGGCGGACTCCGACGAGTTGCTCTACGGCTCGGTCCTCTTTGCCGGTGCCGCCACTGGCGCAGCGCTGCCCGAGGAACTGGAGGAGGCCGCAGGGGGCGGCGGCGGGGGTGACGACGACTCTCTGTTCGCGGGGCTCGGGGAGCTGCCGGAGTACACGGTGGTGCTCCGCTGGGGGCTAGCATCGGCATCGTGGGTGGGGACCGCTGGGTGA
- the LOC103981523 gene encoding sulfite exporter TauE/SafE family protein 3, whose protein sequence is MEGKWLSRLVAAVVFAVLCFFLATAQVASADRGLKLMNPNINTIARGEMKRALKRSQQEDGSSYSHVWPAMKFEWRIAVGSVIGFLGAALGSVGGVGGGGIFVPMLTLIIGFDPKSSTALSKCMIMGTACSTVYYNLRLRHPSLDAPLIDYRLVMLIQPTLMLGISIGVILNVIIPEWMVTLLLIILLLGTSVKAFMKGVETWRRETTLMKEAAKGLGSNSRSTQYEHIPLSPSNSDQEDEETAREPVVPVLQNVCWREFGLLVLVWMAFLVLQVTKNYTATCSTWYWFLNLLQIPIAGSATLYEAVSLYSGRRKISSGREEGTKWRVAQLFIYCSCGVVAGVAGGLLGLGGGFILGPLFLELGLPPQVSSATTTFAMAFSSSISVVEYYLLNRFPLPYAVYFSLVSAVAAFNGQVVVGRWIVAMGRVSLVIFILASMIFISALSLGGVGVSDMLKRIEKHEYMGFENLCGYQP, encoded by the exons ATGGAAGGGAAATGGTTGTCGAGGTTGGTCGCGGCCGTGGTGTTTGCAGTACTCTGCTTCTTCTTGGCGACGGCGCAGGTGGCCTCGGCAGATCGAGGCCTCAAGCTTATGAACCCGAACATTAATACGATCGCAAGGGGAGAGATGAAGAGGGCTTTGAAACGTTCGCAGCAGGAAGATGGATCATCTTACTCTCACGTTTGGCCG GCTATGAAATTTGAGTGGAGAATTGCGGTGGGCTCCGTGATTGGATTCTTGGGAGCAGCTTTAGGCAGCGTAGGGGGTGTTGGTGGGGGTGGCATCTTCGTCCCCATGCTCACCCTCATCATTGGTTTTGATCCTAAATCATCAACTGCACTGTCAAAAT GTATGATCATGGGCACAGCATGTTCCACTGTCTACTACAACCTTAGGCTGCGGCATCCGAGTTTAGATGCGCCGCTCATCGATTACCGCTTAGTTATGCTCATTCAACCCACGCTCATGCTTGGAATCAGTATAGGTGTTATTCTCAATGTAATAATTCCTGAGTGGATGGTTACGCTTCTCCTGATCATCCTCCTCTTAG GGACGTCAGTGAAGGCTTTCATGAAAGGTGTTGAAACATGGAGAAGAGAGACAACCCTTATGAAG GAGGCTGCCAAAGGCCTTGGATCCAACA GTAGATCGACACAGTACGAGCACATTCCTCTGTCTCCAAGCAATTCTGACCAAGAAGATGAAGAGACAGCACGAGAGCCAGTG GTCCCAGTTCTCCAAAATGTGTGCTGGAGGGAGTTTGGTCTCCTTGTGCTTGTTTGGATGGCATTCCTTGTGTTGCAGGTCACAAAG AACTACACAGCTACATGTTCGACATGGTACTGGTTCTTGAACTTACTGCAG ATTCCTATCGCTGGATCGGCGACTCTGTACGAAGCAGTTAGTTTATACAGCGGGAGGAGGAAGATTTCTTCCGGAAGAGAGGAAGGGACAAAGTGGAGGGTGGCTCAGCTCTTTATTTATTGTTCCTGCGGCGTCGTCGCCGGAGTAGCAGGTGGCCTGCTTGGCCTTGGGGGAGGCTTTATCTTGGGTCCGCTCTTCTTGGAACTCGGACTTCCTCCTCAG GTCTCCAGTGCGACAACAACCTTTGCCATGGCATTCTCGTCCTCCATATCTGTCGTAGAGTACTACCTTCTAAATCGTTTCCCTCTCCCATATG CTGTCTACTTTAGTTTGGTGTCAGCAGTTGCTGCATTTAATGGACAAGTCGTAGTAGGAAGATGGATCGTAGCGATGGGGAGGGTATCTCTCGTCATCTTCATATTGGCCTCGATGATCTTTATCAGCGCACTCTCGTTAG GCGGGGTTGGTGTCTCAGACATGCTAAAGAGGATTGAAAAGCACGAGTACATGGGCTTTGAGAACCTTTGCGGATATCAACCGTAG
- the LOC103981524 gene encoding protein SGT1 homolog, with product MASDLARSAKEAFVDDDFELAVDLNTRALELDPANADLYADRAQANIKLNNFTEAVADANKAIELAPTMSKAYLRKGTACIKLEEYQTAKAALEAGFFLAPTDSRFTRLIKECDEHIAEEINRLPKQGAHAASPIAVISSHDGSIGSPKESVPIHDASCHQSVKVSSKPKYRHDHYNTPTEVVLTIFAKDIPEKYVNIDFGEQIISVTIDIPGEDTYLFQHRLFAKIVPEKCRYEIFSSKIEIRLFKAEAITWTSLEFSKDKKVVQKVNVSGFADVKSERPSYPSSKTKVDWDKLESEVKKEEKEEKLDGDAALNKLFRDIYQGGDEDMKRAMMKSFVESNGSVLSTNWKDVGSRKVEGTPPDGMEMKK from the exons ATGGCCTCGGATCTGGCACGGAGCGCGAAGGAGGCCTTCGTCGACGATGACTTTGAGCTCGCCGTTGATCTCAACACCCGGGCGCTGGAGTTGGACCCCGCCAACGCCGATCTCTACGCCGATCGGGCCCAGGCCAACATCAAGCTCAACAACTTCACCG AGGCTGTGGCTGATGCTAATAAAGCAATTGAGTTGGCTCCTACAATGTCTAAAGCTTACTTGAGAAAAGG TACTGCCTGTATCAAGCTTGAAGAATATCAAACTGCAAAAGCAGCTCTTGAAGCAGGCTTCTTTTTGGCACCCACAGATTCAAGATTCACTAGACTGATTAAGGAATGTGATGAACATATTGCTG AGGAGATTAATCGTCTGCCAAAACAAGGTGCCCATGCTGCATCACCAATTGCAGTCATTTCTTCTCATGATGGCAGTATTGGGTCTCCTAAGGAATCTGTGCCTATTCATGACGCATCCTGTCATCAGTCAGTCAAAGTTTCTAGCAAGCCAAAATATAG ACATGACCACTACAATACTCCTACAGAGGTAGTACTGACCATTTTTGCAAAGGACATCCCAGAAAAATATGTGAACATCGACTTTGGTGAACAGATA ATAAGTGTCACAATTGATATCCCTGGAGAAGATACTTACCTCTTTCAACATCGTCTATTTGCCAAG ATTGTACCAGAAAAATGCAGATATGAAATTTTTTCTTCGAAAATCGAAATCCGTCTCTTTAAAGCTGAAGCCATCACTTGGACATCACTGGAATTCAGTAAAGACAAAAAAGTTGTGCAGAAGGTTAATGTGTCAG GATTTGCAGATGTAAAATCTGAAAGGCCTTCTTACCCATCCTCGAAAACCAAAGTTGATTGGGATAAGCTGGAATCTGAAGTGAAAAAAGAG GAGAAAGAGGAGAAGCTAGATGGTGATGCAGCTCTGAATAAGCTGTTCCGTGACATATACCAGGGTGGTGATGAAGATATGAAGCGAGCAATGATGAAGTCCTTT GTGGAATCCAATGGATCCGTGCTGTCAACAAACTGGAAGGATGTTGGCTCAAGGAAAGTAGAGGGAACTCCGCCGGATGGTATGGAAATGAAAAAATAG
- the LOC103981525 gene encoding late embryogenesis abundant protein At1g64065, with product MAGKREEEQVKPIMLHSPSIVPVGDDEEAASRWRSIQYLHKRRCALCCCGCCGATVVILGITILILSLTVFKVKDPTLTMNSLTLDTFRVGPGTLDNLVLFNATLVADISIKNPNVASFRFDNSTTDFYYAGETVGVAYAPQGKVSAHRTARMNVTVDVLTDRVVKQMNITTEAWTAGTELNLTSFTDIKGRVNVLGVYKRDIEVMLNCSMTLELSTTFHGFKNTDCSANVS from the coding sequence ATGGCAGGGaagagagaagaggagcaggTGAAGCCGATCATGTTGCACTCGCCGTCCATCGTCCCTGTCGGCGACGACGAGGAGGCCGCCTCCAGGTGGCGCTCGATCCAGTACCTCCACAAGCGGCGGTGCGCCCTGtgctgctgcggctgctgcgGCGCCACCGTCGTGATCCTCGGCATCACCATCCTCATCCTCTCCCTCACCGTGTTCAAGGTCAAGGATCCCACTCTCACCATGAACTCCCTCACCCTCGACACCTTCCGAGTCGGGCCGGGCACGCTCGACAACCTGGTGCTGTTCAACGCCACGCTCGTCGCCGACATCTCGATCAAGAACCCCAACGTGGCGTCCTTCCGGTTCGACAACAGCACCACGGACTTCTACTACGCGGGGGAGACGGTGGGAGTGGCGTACGCGCCCCAGGGGAAGGTGTCGGCCCACCGGACGGCGCGGATGAACGTGACGGTGGACGTGCTCACCGACAGAGTGGTGAAGCAGATGAACATCACCACGGAGGCGTGGACCGCCGGCACCGAGCTGAACCTGACGAGCTTCACGGACATCAAGGGGAGGGTGAACGTGCTGGGCGTGTACAAGCGCGACATCGAAGTGATGTTGAACTGCAGCATGACCTTGGAGTTGTCGACGACGTTTCATGGATTCAAGAACACGGATTGCTCCGCCAACGTCAGCTGA